The segment CCTTCACCAACTGGTGGTCTTAATACCTTAAGGGGTTTGCCAGTCCTTAATTCCCATATCCTTATTGTCTTGTCATCTGAGCCAGTTACAAGGAACCTCTCATCTTTGTCTATGCTGATTCTTCTAATCACCGCAGTATGCATGCCTGTCTCAATCCTTAAGATTGGATCCGATGGAGGCTCAGATGCAAGACAATCAAAAATATTGATAATAGTAATTATAAAGAAAAGAAGAAAAAATTTGGTAAGCCCTTTCAAATTCATTTTTACCTCCTACGAGTATCAACTCCAAAAGCTATATTTATACCGATAAATCTTTTTAGGTTATCTTAATTAAAAGTATACAAATAAAATAAAAAAATCAAAGAAAAAGTTTGTGCCATCTTCTCATTTATAAATAATGAATGATTTTCGGAGAACCGAGAAGCGGAAAACGTTTGAAAGTAGGAACTTAAAACGTGAAACGTGAAAAAGTAAAACGTAGAAGTTAAAACCTTGAACGTTGAACATAGAACATTCTTATAGTAATGCTCTTTTTTCATGGATGTTTGCTTATTCCTGTGATTTTGGATCCAGAATATCTCTTAGACCCTCTCCGGTGAGGTTAAACCCAAGAACGGCAAGAAGGATGCATATCCCGGGGAAAAATGACAGCCACCAGGCAAACATGATATTCTCTTTTCCGGATGTGATGATGTTTCCCCATGATGGTGTGGGGGGCTGTACCCCCAGTCCTAAAAAGCTGAGGGCAGATTCTACAAGTATGGAGCTGGCAACGCCGAGTGTAGCCGAAACGAGTATTGGGGAGGCAACATTAGGTAATATATGCTTAAAAAGTATCACTCTTTTTTTTAGCCCCGCAACTTTTGCGGCGGTGATATAATCCCGCTCGGTGATACTCATTGTTTCTGCTCTTACCATGCGGGCTACACCCATCCAGCTTGTTATCCCTATTACGATCATTATGTTGTAAATGGATGGTTTTAAAAAAGCAATCACCGCAAGTATCAAAAAAAATGTGGGAAAACAGAGGGCGATGTCCACTATCTTCATCAAAATCAGATCTGTAAAACCTTTAAAATAACCAGAAAATAAGCCAACTATCGTCCCAATAAAAACCGATATCCCCACAGATATAAATCCCACAGAAAGGGAGATTCGAGTGCCATATACCACTCTACTGAAGACATCTCTGCCCAATTCATCTGTACCAAAGAGATTTTTTAAAGATGGCGGGTTTAAGATATTCATGAGATCTATTTCTGAAGGGTCATAAGGTGCTATAATAGGGGCAAAAATGGCAACAATTGAAAAAAAGATTATTATCGATATACCGGTGATAAATAGTTTATTTCTTTTTACCATACCTTATCCTTGGATCTGCGATTGCATAAGATATGTCGGCTATAAGATTTCCTAAAAGTGTCAAAAAAGATCCTATTACAAGTATCCCCATTATCACCGGATAGTCCCTCATCATTACCGCCTGATAGAAAAGCTGCCCCATACCTGGTATAGAAAATACAGATTCAAAAATTACACTTCCACCAATCAGACCGGGTATCGATAAGCCTAATATTGTAATTACCGGCAAAAGGGCGTTTCTTAGGGCATGTTTGAATATCACGGTGTTTTTACCTAACCCCCTTGCATAGGCGGCTGTGATGTAATCTTCGTTTATCGCATCCATCATACTGCTTTTTATAAATCTGCTAAGACCGGCAATACCACCAAATACAGAAATCCCCACTGGAAGTATAGAATGCCAGATTACATCGTAGATCTTTTCTAAGGTGGAAAAATCTTCAAATTCGTATGATGTTAGTCCGGATATGGGTAGCCACCCTTTGATTACACCAAAATAGTATGCACAAAGTATCGCCAGCCAGAATGTAGGTATCGCAAAACCTATGTAAACTATTACGGTAGTTATCTTGTCAAATAATGAATTTCTGTAGACGGCAGACAGGACACCTATTGGGATGGAGATGATGATCACAAGTATCATTGATACGAGATTAAGGTATAAAGTCACCGGAAGCCTTTCGGCGATTTTAGTTAAAACAGGTTTCTGGTCAGAGGCAAAGGAGTTTCCAAAATCCAATCTTGATAATTTTTTCAGCCATATCCAGTACCTTTCTAAAACCGGTTTGTCAAGCTGGTACATATTTATAAATTTTTGATAAGCCGTTTCAGATATTTTTGGGTTCATTGATGACAAAAACTGTGCAGGATTACCCGGAGCCAGATTGACGACTATGAAGGATATCAGAGTTATCCCGATGAGCATCGGAATCATTTCTAATAATCTTTTAACTATATAGGTTAGCATACCTACCTTGTAAGTTTGTATCTTCTCTGGTCTTTTTCCACATACCAGTCGATAAAGTTGTGCATTATACCGGCTGGAGCTTCCTCCACATTCTTAAACCTTTTGTGTAATGCTATGAGGGCTTTTGGGTAAAAAAGGAATGTATAGGGCTGATCCTCCGCAAGTATCTGGGATATCTTGTGGTAAATCTTTAACCTCTTTTGCACGTCAAATTCCAGTCTTCCTTCTTCAATTAATTTATCAACCTCTTTATTCTGATAGCAGATAAAATTCAAATTTTTTCCACCACATCTTGAAGAATGCCATACATCATAAGGATCCGGCTCCATCGGGATAGTCCAGCCGAGAATTACCACGTCGAAATTTCTTTTGTCGATATATTCCGTAATAAATGTCGCCCACTCAAGTATCCTTATCTCAACTTTTATACCGATCTTCTTCCATGTATGCTGGATAATCTCTGCTATTGAGCTTCTCGTGGTATTCCCTTGATTTGTCGTTATCGTGATTATAAATGGGACTCCATCTTTTTCCACTATCCCATCTTTATTCTTATCTTCAAATCCAGCTTCTTTTAGCAAAAGTTTTGCTTTTTCAAGGTCGTAATTATACTTTGTGACATTATCTGTGTACCAGATGGTGCCTGGCTTAAAAGGGCCATCTGCCGGAATCCCCAGACCAAATAATACCCCTTTTATGATATCCTCTTTTGGGGTGGCATAGGACAATGCCTGCCTTACTCTTTTATCCTGAAGGAATCTATGTTTTAAATTATATCCGATGTATGTGTAGGAGTTTGATAGGTAGCTATATTTATTGTAATCGCTAACAAATCTTGGGTTTGACGTTTGTTTTGCAAATTGTAGAGGTGATAGACCCATCAGATCTATATTTTTGTTTAAAAGCTCTAAAAACATCGTGGAGGTATCCGGGATTATCTTCATCGTATATCTGTCCAGATTTGGTCTACCCTCGTAGTAATTGTCGTAGGCTTCAAGTGTAACGGAATGTCCGGCTTTCCATTCTTTGAATTTATATGGTCCAGTTCCGATTGGAGAACGCTGAAGTTCTGACTTTGTAATGGTTACACCTTTTAATTTATGGTAGGGAAGGATTCCTATTGTCCAGCTGGATAGGGCAGGGGCATAGGCAGTTTTATAATATACTTTTATAGTGTAGTCATCAGGGGTTTCCACTTTGTCTATGATTCTAAAGTCTGAGTCGTAGGCTGTGGGGGTATTGTTATCCACGATCGTTTCATAGGTGAATTTTACATCTTTTGAAGTAAATTCTGTACCGTCGTGCCATTTCACCCCTTTTCTCAAATGAAAAGTAATTACCTTCTTATCATCGGAAACTTCCCATTTATATGCTAAATCGCCAGTAAGATTGAGATTTTTATCATATTTTAACAGTCCATTATATATGAGCCCTGCAATGGCGTGGGATGAAGAATCGGTGGCAAGTATAGGGATGAGGTTGCTTGGCTCTCCGATGCTACCCTCTATTATGGAATCTCCAAATTTTGCAGAATCTGTTTTTCTTTTGACAGCATCTTCCCTTTCTTTGCCGCACCCCAAAATGAGAGTAGATGCTATGAGTATTAAAATACCTAATTTTTTAAGCATTTATAAAACCTAAAATAAGCTTTATTTGCTTTCTGTGGGGACAACCGGCTTATTTTGTGGTATGGTTTTTACAGGAGTGTCCTGCAATTTATTTACTATTGAGCTACCTGCTTTACCAGAGGATGACATTATGGTAAGTGTGATGGATGTGGTAAAAAAAAGGATAACAAGAATAGTTGTAATTTTTGTCATTATATTTTCTGGTGTGCCGGGTCCAAACATGTCGGATGAACCTCCACCAAATGCTTCTTTCAAGCTTGATCCCTTGCCTGATTGAATGAGTATTGCAAGGATCAATAAAATGGTAAAAAAGATATGAAATCCCAAAACTATTGCATACATTGATACACCTCAAACTTTTAAGTTTTTATCATCTTTTTCATAATATCAACTTTTCTAATCAAATGTCAACAAAAAAAGGGGATTATGATTCACTAAATGCTTTTAGCAAATCCCCCAGCGAAACTATCCCCACAAGCTTATCCCCTTCCAGCACGGGAACTCGGTGTATGTATTTGTAGAGAAATATTTTTGCCACATCTTTTATGTCTGTATCGGGAGTTACCGTAATGGCTGGTGAAGACATCACAGTCTTGACAGGTGGATCTGTGAGTTCTTTTACATCCACCAGAGGGATTTTGTCGGCATCATTTAAAATATCGGGTAATCTGTTTAATAAATCGGTTTCGCTGAATACCCCCACCACTTCCCCATTGTCGTTTAAAACGGGTACACCGGTGATTTTTTTTTCTCTCAATCTTAATGTTACTTCTCTAATCGATTCATCTTCATGGGCTGTAATAACATTTGTTTTCATAATCTCTTTTACTTTCATCTATCCTCCACACTACATCTGCATTGCAATCTCTTTTAATAAATCCCTCAGAATGCCACCATCTGCACCTTTTGGTAGCACCCTGACAAATTTTATCTCCTGAGGAAGTACCACTTCCCCTAATTCTTCCAGTATCGTTTCATGTATTTCATTCATGATCCTTTTGTGTAAACTCTCATCAACTTTCCTGTGCAGAACACAAAAAGCCACCATCGTGTCCCCTCGCTTTTCATCATTAAGTATAACTATAGCAGATTCTTTCACAAATCTATTTTTGTTGATGGCTTCTTCCACCTGTGAGAGATTTATCCGCTTACCTGATATATGTATTACATTATCTATCCTTCCTGCAAGATAAAAATTATTGTTCTCGTCAAAATATGCGCTATCACCTGTTCTAAAGACATATTTATTGCTGTAATTTTTCCAGAATGTTTTAAAAAATAGATCTTCATCGTGGCATAGTTTCATACACATGGATGGGATTGGGTATTCAAGCATGAGTAAACCTTTCAAATTTGGGTATTCAATTTTCGATTTTGTGATGCTGTCATAAATACCCAGATGTACACCAGGGAAGGATATACCCACAGAGTCTTTTTTGATATCAGAAAATCCGGGAATCTGCGCTGCTATTGCTCCACCCAATTCGGTGACAGAATAGATATTTAGTATTGGGATACTTTTATTTGCAATCTTTTTATAAGTCCAATCCAGGACCTCTTCTTCGATAGGTTCACCACCAAGAAAAAGTAGTTCCAGAGACGATGTATGGGAGTATACTTTCTTTTTCATATCAGCATTCATGAGTGTTTTCATTATTCTTGGGGTGGTATAACACTTATTTATCTTATACCTCTCTAAAATACCGTAAAACCTTTTGGCATTTTCAAATGTTATATTATCCTCAAACATTACTGTTGTGGAACCAGTTAGTAATGGACCATAAATGCCGTAGGAATGTCCATTAATCCAGGATATATCTGATGTATTCCAGAAGGTGTCGTTGTCATCAGGATCAAAGAGGACAGTGTAAATAAAATGTGTCCAGGCTAAGTAGCCGCCAATGTTGTATACGAGCCCTTTTGGCTCATTGAAATGAGTGGAGGTAACCATGATAAATAGAGGGTCGTTGCTATCCACGATATTTTTTTCTAAAGAGGATGCATCTTTAAAATCTGTGTCACTGAGCAGGTCGTGGTACCACAAATCCCTGATCGGTTTCATATGTGTTTTTTTTGGTATCCTCTCCACAACAATTACATGTTTTGGTTGGTGGGTTGATTTTTTTAGGGCCTCATCCACCTTCGATTTTATATCTATCTCTGTACCTGCAAGGCTGTAATCGGTTGTGATGATTATAGTTGGCTGGCAATCATTTATCCTATCTGCAAGGGCATCAGGTGAGTAGGAATAATGATACAACGTATGAACTGCTCCAATCCTTATCGATGCAAGCATTGAAATTACAGCTTCGGGAACATTTGGTAGATATATTAAAATCCTATCATTCTTTTTAACTCCCAGTTTTTTTAATGCATAGGCAAATTTAAGCATTTCAAAGTGAAGTGATTGGTAGGTAAATATCCTTTCGGTGTAATCAGATCCGCGCCATATAATTGCTGCTTTGTTTTTTTTGTTTGAATTTAGATGTTTACCCAGAAGATTGTGGATGGGATCCAATTTACCATTTACGTAAAATGCAAATTTGGGGTTATGTTTTATATCAAGTATAGTGTTGTATGGGGTTTCCCAGATAAGATATTTTTCACCTATGTAATCAAAAAGTTTTATCGTATCTAACCTGTAGAGATCTTTTAATGTGTCTCTACTGATGACTTTTCTTGTATAATTCTGATTAAGTTCATTTATCTTGTCGTATATCATATCATTTTCCTAAAACAGTGTTTTTATATTAGTAGAATATTTTGAGATAAAATTCAAGGGTTTATTTAAAAATAGTTTATTTTTATAGATTTTTCTACTATAATGCTTACATGAAAGCTTTGGATATTTTTAAAAGGTTTCTTTTGAATCTTGTTCTTACCTTCTTTTATATGGTTAGCAATGATATTCTTCTTTTCAATGCTGCGATTACCTATTATGCTCTTTTGTCGTTTATCCCTATGTTGTTGATTTTTGGATTGGTCCTGAGGAAGATTTTTCTGTATTTCCCCCAGTCTGTTCGGTATTTTGAAGAGATGATGGGGACGGTAGATATTGAAATGCTTGAATATGTTAATATATTAGGGCTAATAAAGGAGTCTAATGTCGCTGGGTTCGGTATATTCGGTATTCTTTCGATCTTTTTGACGTCAACAATCTTTTTGAGGTCCATAAATACCGTTTTCAAAAAAATATTTAGAATTAAGTCAGTAAAGGAAACGATTTTGCATAGTCTCATGCCATTCTTTGTTTATTTTTCATTTTTAGTGATTATAATCATTCTTTTATTGTCAAAAGTCGCACTATTATTTCTGGAAAACTTTTTGGTGTTTTATGTTGATATCGATCTTTCATATCCCATTTTGATTCTTGAGAAATTTTCTTTTTTACCTTTATTGTTTTTTCTTACACTGCTTTCGATCTCTTATCATTTTCTGTCATTGAGAAGATTAAGCTGGATCGATTCTATAAAACTATCTCTTCTTTTCGGATTTACGATCTATTGCTTTAATATTGCATTTAAGTATTTTTACAATATCTCTTTTTATAATGCAGTTTATGGTGCTTTAAGTTCCTTGATCATCACTCTTGCTTATGTTTATATCTTTTTTCTCTCTTTTCTTTTCTGGTCTCAGTACGGTTTTGTGAAGAATAATTATAAAGGTGTTTTAATAAGGATTTTATTTGAAAGTGCGTTTAATAATCCAAAATCTTTTTTGGTGAAGTTTTTCATGATGATACTTAAAGATAGAGCTTTTTTCGGTAAATCTGTTACTGTAGAAATTTTAAAAACTAATTACGATTATGCCATCCTATTGGATGGAACACTTGAGCTGGTTGACGATAATGGTTTGTCTATATATCTATCAAAATATGATTTTTTTAAGATTAATGATATATCTGGAAATGTAAATTTTATCCCTTCTGAGGATTGCATTATTTTAATTTTCGATCAAGAAGAAAAACTTTTTCTGGAAAATGATTCTTCTGCTGCATCGGCTATTTTTAAATCAAGTGAAAAGGTACTTATCTTATAATAGGATAACAGTTTTTTAATATTAATGACGTTAAAAAAAGATTCAACTTTACTTGACATTATTTTATTATGAATATAAAAGGTATATTTAAAATTATCCGGAGATAGCTTATGTCAGACAGACGTGTTAATGTGGGTATCGTAGGTTACGGGACCGTTGGAAAAGGCACAGTTAATGTCCTTATAGATAATGCTAATGTTATAAAAGAGAAAACCGGAATCGACATCTTTGTGAAATCAGTGGCAGATTTGAAGATTAATGAGTTTGACGACCAATTCTTAAGGAAGGTGCCGAACAAATACACCGATGCCGATATGATAATTAATGATCCTGTTATCGATATAGTTGTGGAGCTTATAGGTGGTTATAACGCTGCTAAAAAGGTTATACTTGATGCAATTGAAAAAAAGAAACATGTGGTGACTGCAAACAAAGCCCTTCTGGCGGTTTACGGTACAGAGATTTTCAAAAAAGCTGAAGAGAAATCTGTTCAACTTGGTTTTGAAGGTAGCGTTGGTGGTGGTATCCCAATTATAAAGGTCTTAAAAGAGGATCTGGCGGCTAATAACATAAAAGAGATTTATGGCATAATTAATGGTACCGCTAACTATATACTCACAAGAATGGAGAAAGAAGGGAAGGAGTTTGATGAGGTTTTAAAGGATGCCCAGAGACTTGGGTATGCAGAAGCTGATCCTACTTTTGACATTGAGGGGATCGATACCGCCCACAAGATTACAATTTTATCATCCATTGCTTTTAATACCATAATCCCTTTCGATAAGGTTTTTGTGGAGGGGATTTCAAGTATAAAGCAGGTTGATATCGATTTTGCAAAAAAGTTAAATTGTAAGATCAAACTTTTGGCAATAGCTAAAAAGCATGAAAACGATATTGAGGTTAGAGTTCACCCAACGATGATACCCGAAAGGTATATCCTTTCAAAGGTTGAAAATGTGTTTAACGCCATTTATCTTGTTTCTGATAAACTGGATAGAACTATACATTATGGTAGAGGGGCGGGTGGTTTGCCCACAGGTAGTGCGGTGGCTGGTGATATTATATCCATAGCGAGAGATATTATCTGTGGTTGTCATAAGAGGGTTCCGGTGCTTGGCTTTACTAAAGAGTACAGGTCATATTTCCCTGTAAAAAATATTGATGACATCAGGTCATCTTTTTATCTAAGGTTTATGGCTCTAGATAAGCCTGGTGTGTTATCGAAGATTGCTGGAGTTCTTGGTAAATACAATATAAGTATCAGTGCTGCTATTCAGCCGGGTGATTATTCTCCTGGTGACGTTGTTCCGCTTGTTTTCATGACTCATGAGACTATTGGACGTCATGTTTCAGATGCCGTAAGAGAGATAGATTCTATGGAATATGTGAAAAGTAAGACCGTTGTAATACGGGTAGAAGGGGCTCATAGGGGTTGATATGAAATATTTTGTGCTTTTGTGTGATGGAATGAGTGATTATGAGATACCCGAGCTGGGTAATAAAACAATACTCGAATTTGCCAATACTTCAAATTTTGATTTGATCGCTAAAGATGGCTGCTGCGGTTTTATAAAGACCACTCCAGATGGGATGTATCCAGGTAGTGATATATGTAATTTATCAATTTTTGGGTATAATCCTGCGGAGGTTTACACCGGGAGAAGTCCAATAGAGGCTGCAAGTATTGGGGTGGAGCTTGGAGAAAATGATTTCGCCTTCAGGTGCAATCTTGTTACCCTATCTGATGATGGTGAGGTCATGGAGGATTTTACCGCTCATCACATAGATAACGATACTGCAAGAGGTATCATTTATAAATTACAGGAAGAGTTTAAAGATGATTCCATAGAGTTTTATGCCGGGGTAGGGTACAGGAATCTTATGGTGATAAGAAATGCCGATTTTAGGCTAAAAACTACACCACCCCATGATATTATTGGAAAAGAGATCGATGATTACCTCCCTAAAGGAGAGGGTACTGATATCATTCTTAATATTATGAAAAGAGGTGCTGAGGTTGTAAAATCGGTTAAAAGTTCCGCCAATGCTATATGGCTTTGGGGGGAAGGGAAGAAACCATCTTTGAAAAGTTTTAAATCGGTGTACGGACTTGATGGGGCTGTTATTTCTGCAGTTGACCTTGTAAGGGGAATTGGTAAGCTTGCGGGGATGAAGGTGATAGATGTACCCGGTGCTACAGGCTTTATAGATACAAATTATGAGGGTAAAGCTCAGTATGCCATAGAAGCTTTGAAAGAGTGTGATTACGTATTTGTGCACGTGGAGGCACCGGATGAGTCCGGCCACATGGGGAGAATTGATCTAAAAGTAAAATCTGTGGAGGATATAAATAGCAGGATGTTACCTATTATCATGGAAGGGCTAAAATCTTTTGGGGATTATAGAATACTTATTACTCCGGATCACCCAACGCCCATCTCCCTCAGAACCCATGCGGCAGAGCTTGTCCCTGCAATCATAGCTGGAACCGGCGTGGTACCGGATAAGAATAGTTGTTATAATGAAAAGTTGAGTCCATCTTTCATAATAAATGATGGTTATAAGATAGCAGAATATTTTATAAAGAGCAGGTCTATTGGATAAGGAGGCTTAAATGAGCTTGGTAGTTATGAAGTTTGGTGGTACCAGTGTTGGCTCCATCGAAAGGATCAAGAATGTGGCCAGGATTGCAGTTAAAAAGAAAGAAGAGGGGCATGATGTGGTTGTGGTTTCTTCTGCAATGGCAGGGGAAACAGACAGGCTTATCAATCTTCTTAAGGAGATTTCCCCAAAGTATGACTTAAGAGAGTACGACCAGCTTGTTTCCACAGGAGAGACGGCCGCAATCCCATTGGTTACTCAGGCTATTAAAGAGTTGGGTCATGATGCAATATCTTTTACCGGTTTTCAGATAGGTATGATCACAGACGGAGCACACTCCAAAGCACGTATCGTAAAGATAACAGCGGAGAGAATTTTCAAAGCTCTAAAAGAAGGTAAGATTTGTGTTGTGGCTGGTTTCCAGGGTATTTTTCCTGAAACAGGTGATATCACCACACTTGGAAGAGGTGGATCTGACACCACTGCTGTGGCTATTGCTGCCGCAATAAATGCCGATGTATGTGAAATTTATACCGATGTTGATGGGGTTTACACTGCAGACCCAAGGATCGTGAAAAATGCTAAAAAACTTGACAGAATCTCTTATGAAGAGATGCTTGAGCTTGCCTCTCTGGGGGCTAAAGTTTTACAATCAAGATCTGTTGAGCTCGGAATGAAGTATAATGTACCTATTTTAGTTTTATCATCAATTGAAGATAAACCAGGAACTTTAGTAGTTAAGGAGGATAAAGATATGGAAAAAGTTATTGTTTCAGGTGTTACTGCTGATAAGAATCAGGCAAAGATTACAATAGTAGGTGTACCAGACAGACCAGGTATTGCAGCTGAAATATTTGGAAAATTGGCTGAGGCAAACATAAATGTAGATATGATTATTCAAAATGTTGGGCTTGATGGAAAGACAGATCTTTCCTTTACTGTGGCAAAAACAGACCTTTTAAGGGCAATAGATGCATGTGAAGCTGTGAAAACCTCAATTGGTGCATCAAAGGTTGTAAGCGATGAAAATATTGCGAAGGTGTCCATTGTTGGTGTTGGTATGAAGAGTCATGCAGGGGTGGCTGCGAAGATGTTTAAACTTCTTTCTGAAAATAATATAAACATTCAGATGATCTCCACAAGTGAAATTAAAATCTCATGCGTAATTGACGAGAAATTTGCTGAACTTGCCGTGAGAGTATTACATGAAAAATTTGTGGAGGAAGGAGATAATGTCTCGTAAGATATATCTTTATGATACAACATTAAGGGATGGAACTCAGGCGGAGGATGTAAACTTTACCGTACAGGATAAGGTTAGAATTGCTGAAGCTCTGGTGGATTTTGGTATAGATTATATAGAGGGTGGTTGGCCTGGATCCAACCCCCGTGATATAGATTTTTTTAACGAAGTAAAGAAATCTAAAAAAGCCGCAGGTTATGTTGCTGCTTTTGGTAGCACCAGAAGAGCAAAACTATCCTGTGATAGTGATGATAATATTCAGGCTTTACTTCAAAGTGGTGCCCCAACAGTAACGATTTTTGGTAAGACCTGGGATTTGCATGTAAGAGAGGCTCTAAAGATATCCCTGGAAGCAAATCTTGAAATTATTTTTGACTCACTTTCCTATCTCAAAAAAAGAGTAGGCACAGTATTCTATGATGCGGAGCATTTCTTCGATGGTTATAAGGCCAACTCCGAATATGCCATAAAAACGTTAAAAGCTGCCATTGAGGCCAAAGCAGACTGTCTTGTACTCTGTGATACTAATGGTGGTACTATGCCGGATGAGCTTGTGGAAATAATCAATAATGTGAAAAAAGAGATAGGTGATTACCCACTTGGTATCCATTGTCATAACGATAGTGAGTGTGCTGTGGCTAATTCTATATTAGCTGTGAAAAATGGAATAGTACATGTACAGGGTACTATAAATGGCTATGGGGAAAGATGTGGGAATGCAAATCTCTGCTCCATCATTCCAAACCTGCAATTAAAATATGGCTATCAATGTGTAAGTGAAGATCAGCTAAAAAAACTTGTGAAGATTTCAAGGCTGGTTAATGAATTAGGGAACTTAAAACATAACATCCATCAGCCTTACGTTGGTAGGTCTGCTTTTGCCCACAAAGGTGGTGTGCATGTAAGTGCGATACTCAAAAATTCCAGGACTTACGAGCATATCGAACCAGAATTGGTGGGGAACAAGCAAAGAGTACTTATATCTGATCTTTCTGGTAAGAGCAACCTTATTTATAAGGCAAGAGATTTTGGTTTGGAAATAGATCAAAACGACCCAAATCTCAACACTATTCTGGAAAAATTAAAAGAGCTTGAAAATAAAGGGTTCCAGTTTGAAGGAGCTGAGGCATCATTTGAATTGCTAGTGAGAAAAGGGCTTGGAAACTTCAGGAAGTTTTTTGATCTTTTGAGTTTCCGTGTTATCGATGAAAAAAGAAGTGCTCTTGAGCCACCTTTTGCTGAGGCCACTGTGATGCTTATGGTGGGTGGTGAAATTGAACATACAGCTGCAATTGGAAATGGCCCCGTAAATGCCCTTGATCTTGCTTTGAGAAAGGCTCTGGAAAAGTTTTACCCATCCCTTAAAACTATGGAGCTTGTGGACTTTAAGGTAAGGATACTTTCCGGGAAAGATGGAACCAAGGCTGTCACGAGAGTGTTAATAGAGTCCAAGGATGAAAAGGATATCTGGGGAACAGTGGGGGTTGCCCACAACATAATAGACGCCAGCTATCAGGCTTTGGTGGATTCTATTGAATATAAGCTTTTTAAAGATGCTTACAAATAGTGATATTTAAGTGTAGTTTTTAAATTTTAAAGAAAGGCGGGTTACCCCGCCTTTTTTATTTCTCTTCTATTATGTCAAGCTTTATGCTGAGTTCTTTTAACTGTTTTGCATCCACCTTGTTTGGGGCATCACTCATAAGACATGTGGCTTTCTGGGTTTTTGGGAAAGCTATAACATCCCTGATGGAATCCGCACCGGCCAAAATAGATGCTATCCTGTCCACTCCAAAAGCAATACCACCGTGGGGAGGGGTGCCATATCTCAGTGCTTCAATGAAAAACCCAAATTTTAGATCGCATTCCTCTTTTGTAAGTCCTAATATATTAAACATCTTCTCCTGAATATCGCTTCTATGGATCCTGATACTTCCTCCGCCTATTTCAGATCCGTTAAGTACCAGGTCATAGGCTTTTGCCCTTATCTTGAGAGGATCGGTGTCGAAGAGGGGGATATCTTCGTCCACAGGTGCCGTAAATGGGTGATGCACTGCAGCATATCTTTTTTCCTCTTTGTCCCATTCCAGAAGCGGGAAGTCGATA is part of the Calditerrivibrio nitroreducens DSM 19672 genome and harbors:
- a CDS encoding aspartate kinase, which gives rise to MSLVVMKFGGTSVGSIERIKNVARIAVKKKEEGHDVVVVSSAMAGETDRLINLLKEISPKYDLREYDQLVSTGETAAIPLVTQAIKELGHDAISFTGFQIGMITDGAHSKARIVKITAERIFKALKEGKICVVAGFQGIFPETGDITTLGRGGSDTTAVAIAAAINADVCEIYTDVDGVYTADPRIVKNAKKLDRISYEEMLELASLGAKVLQSRSVELGMKYNVPILVLSSIEDKPGTLVVKEDKDMEKVIVSGVTADKNQAKITIVGVPDRPGIAAEIFGKLAEANINVDMIIQNVGLDGKTDLSFTVAKTDLLRAIDACEAVKTSIGASKVVSDENIAKVSIVGVGMKSHAGVAAKMFKLLSENNINIQMISTSEIKISCVIDEKFAELAVRVLHEKFVEEGDNVS
- the cimA gene encoding citramalate synthase; translated protein: MSRKIYLYDTTLRDGTQAEDVNFTVQDKVRIAEALVDFGIDYIEGGWPGSNPRDIDFFNEVKKSKKAAGYVAAFGSTRRAKLSCDSDDNIQALLQSGAPTVTIFGKTWDLHVREALKISLEANLEIIFDSLSYLKKRVGTVFYDAEHFFDGYKANSEYAIKTLKAAIEAKADCLVLCDTNGGTMPDELVEIINNVKKEIGDYPLGIHCHNDSECAVANSILAVKNGIVHVQGTINGYGERCGNANLCSIIPNLQLKYGYQCVSEDQLKKLVKISRLVNELGNLKHNIHQPYVGRSAFAHKGGVHVSAILKNSRTYEHIEPELVGNKQRVLISDLSGKSNLIYKARDFGLEIDQNDPNLNTILEKLKELENKGFQFEGAEASFELLVRKGLGNFRKFFDLLSFRVIDEKRSALEPPFAEATVMLMVGGEIEHTAAIGNGPVNALDLALRKALEKFYPSLKTMELVDFKVRILSGKDGTKAVTRVLIESKDEKDIWGTVGVAHNIIDASYQALVDSIEYKLFKDAYK